The nucleotide sequence CCCCCTGGGTTATCTGATCGACCACTGGCTGCTGGTCCCGGCAAACCTGATTTCACTGCGCCTGTTCGCCTGGCTGCCCCTGAGCGTCCTGCTGATGCGGCCATTGCTGCGCCTGCTGGCGCGCCGACTGCCGGCACTGCCGTTCGAGGGGCTGTGGCCGCTGTTGCTCGGCAATGCAGGCATACTGGGTGTCACGCTGCTCAATAGCCTGGATGACCAGGGCCTGGTCCACGCCATTGCCTTGAGCCTAGGTTCCGGGCTGGGCTTCTGGCTGGTGCTGAGCCTGTTCGACGACTTGCGCCAGCGCACCCTCAATAACGATATTCCCCTGCCCTTTCGAGGCCTGCCTGTTCAGTTGATTGCCGCCGGGCTGATGGCGGTGGTGTTCCTTGGATTACGCGGGCTGGTCAAGACATGAATCTGATTCAACGTATCGACGCCCTGCTCCCGCAAACCCAATGCGGCAAGTGCGGGCATCCGGGGTGCAAGCCCTACGCCGAAGGCATCGCCGAGGGCGAGCCGATCAACAAATGTCCACCCGGCGGAAGCGAAACCATCGCGGCCCTGGCCGACCTGCTGAAAATAC is from Pseudomonas sp. B21-056 and encodes:
- a CDS encoding Rnf-Nqr domain containing protein, which codes for MSDILLTLLGAALINNLVLHWPLGVDPLLKAGGRRQVHALGLASTCLMLIVGPLGYLIDHWLLVPANLISLRLFAWLPLSVLLMRPLLRLLARRLPALPFEGLWPLLLGNAGILGVTLLNSLDDQGLVHAIALSLGSGLGFWLVLSLFDDLRQRTLNNDIPLPFRGLPVQLIAAGLMAVVFLGLRGLVKT